A genomic segment from Chloroflexota bacterium encodes:
- the dapF gene encoding diaminopimelate epimerase: MSLAFTKMHGAGNDFVLLDGREALPDDLGPLAAELADRRFGVGCDQVLVVRHGRAARFAMEIWNADGSRAEMCGNGIRCFAKWLYERGELGNQREVIETLGGPRWVEAAEANGGLRVTTGMGVPSFDPTSLPMLPDDSASNVTTLHVNGHAIEITGVSVGNPHAVAFIDDVEGFPLGTIGPLVEHHPTFPERTNFEIVDVAAPRELRVRVWERGAGLTLACGTGAAATAAAAIAAGRVAPGNVALDMPGGRLHVTWDGDGNEVTMQGPAATVFTGHWPA, translated from the coding sequence GTGAGCCTGGCATTCACCAAGATGCACGGAGCCGGCAACGATTTCGTGCTGCTCGATGGGCGCGAGGCGTTGCCCGACGACCTCGGTCCGCTGGCCGCCGAGCTTGCCGACCGGCGCTTCGGCGTGGGCTGCGACCAGGTGCTCGTCGTGCGCCACGGCCGGGCGGCCCGCTTCGCCATGGAGATCTGGAACGCCGACGGCTCGCGCGCCGAAATGTGCGGCAACGGCATCCGCTGCTTCGCCAAGTGGTTGTACGAGCGCGGCGAGCTCGGCAACCAGCGCGAGGTCATCGAAACGCTCGGCGGCCCCCGATGGGTCGAGGCCGCGGAAGCGAATGGCGGGCTTCGCGTCACCACGGGCATGGGCGTGCCGTCATTCGACCCGACGTCGCTGCCAATGCTTCCCGACGACTCGGCATCCAACGTCACGACGCTTCACGTCAACGGCCACGCCATCGAAATCACGGGCGTCTCGGTGGGCAACCCGCACGCCGTGGCCTTCATCGACGACGTGGAGGGGTTTCCGCTGGGCACGATCGGCCCGCTGGTCGAGCATCATCCGACGTTTCCCGAGCGCACCAACTTCGAGATCGTCGACGTGGCTGCTCCGCGTGAGCTGCGGGTCCGGGTGTGGGAACGCGGCGCGGGCCTTACGCTCGCCTGCGGCACCGGCGCCGCCGCCACGGCGGCCGCGGCCATCGCCGCCGGGCGCGTGGCGCCCGGCAACGTTGCCCTCGACATGCCCGGCGGTCGGCTGCACGTGACCTGGGACGGTGACGGGAACGAAGTCACCATGCAGGGGCCGGCCGCGACGGTCTTCACCGGCCACTGGCCCGCATAA
- a CDS encoding cyclodeaminase/cyclohydrolase family protein, with the protein MAEGAACATIEGFAAALASDSPTPGGGSAAAAALALGAALVGMSAQLTLVRKRFKPVHAEMERIVARTDEIRGEALTLIEADADAYTGLLAAYRLPRASKAARADAVAAAALAASRVPEAVGDLALEVIDLASIAVGKANPHVRSDAAAGAALARGAGRICEMNIAANIGSVADKSARDELERSCERFRSGLARADAAADQVLSVLHA; encoded by the coding sequence GTGGCGGAAGGCGCCGCTTGCGCAACGATTGAAGGCTTCGCCGCGGCGCTGGCGTCCGATTCACCCACGCCCGGCGGCGGCAGCGCGGCGGCGGCGGCCCTGGCGCTCGGAGCGGCGCTCGTGGGCATGAGCGCACAACTCACGCTGGTCCGGAAGCGCTTCAAACCCGTGCATGCCGAGATGGAGCGCATCGTGGCTCGGACGGACGAGATTCGCGGTGAGGCGCTGACGCTCATCGAGGCGGATGCGGACGCCTACACCGGGTTGCTGGCGGCCTACCGGCTGCCACGCGCCTCCAAGGCCGCGCGAGCCGATGCAGTCGCCGCGGCGGCGTTGGCGGCAAGCCGTGTTCCCGAGGCGGTGGGCGATCTGGCGCTCGAGGTGATTGATCTGGCCTCGATTGCCGTGGGCAAAGCCAATCCGCACGTGCGGAGCGACGCCGCCGCCGGCGCGGCGCTGGCACGCGGCGCCGGGCGCATCTGCGAGATGAACATCGCGGCGAACATCGGCTCGGTCGCCGACAAGTCGGCGCGTGATGAACTGGAACGAAGCTGCGAGCGTTTTCGGTCCGGGCTGGCTCGCGCCGACGCGGCGGCGGACCAGGTGCTGTCGGTGTTGCACGCGTGA
- a CDS encoding methylenetetrahydrofolate reductase, translating into MTNIFRLLGQPLSVSDSPPVDGPAPGPPYSHLQAVLDAGHFAVTCELGPPKGPDAADVRAKAEILRGFVDAASCTDNQGAALKMSHWGAALLCLQGGVEPIMQLSCRDRNRLGIQSDVIAAQAFGIRNFMSISGDSLVLGDHPMAKPVFDLQGVQLVRLLQQLRDENRTAAGDPIKGDFRLFIGGAANPFAPPYGFRPLRMVKKAAAGQEFALTQMIFNVERFAEWMSRIRDEGIDEKVHILAGVGPLKSARMAEFMKFKVAGMEVPDDVMQRMRGARKPRAEGIRICLEIIEQVREIEGVHGVHVMAIDWEKAVPRIVEGSGLELPRPIPVPALAPAVAVGAAATAA; encoded by the coding sequence ATGACGAACATTTTCCGGCTGCTGGGACAACCGCTTTCGGTGTCTGATTCACCACCCGTCGACGGCCCCGCACCGGGGCCGCCATACAGCCATTTGCAGGCCGTGCTCGACGCCGGCCATTTTGCGGTCACCTGTGAGCTCGGGCCGCCCAAGGGACCGGATGCGGCGGACGTCCGGGCGAAGGCCGAGATCCTGCGCGGCTTCGTGGACGCCGCCAGTTGCACCGACAACCAGGGGGCGGCGCTCAAGATGTCGCATTGGGGCGCGGCGCTGCTCTGCCTGCAGGGCGGCGTCGAGCCGATCATGCAGCTCTCCTGCCGCGACCGGAATCGGCTGGGCATCCAATCAGATGTGATTGCGGCGCAGGCGTTTGGCATTCGCAATTTTATGTCAATCAGCGGGGACTCGCTGGTCCTGGGCGACCACCCCATGGCCAAGCCGGTCTTCGACCTGCAAGGTGTGCAACTCGTGCGCTTGTTGCAGCAGCTCCGGGATGAGAATCGCACTGCCGCGGGCGACCCGATCAAGGGCGACTTCCGCCTGTTCATCGGCGGCGCGGCCAACCCCTTTGCTCCGCCCTATGGCTTCCGTCCGCTGCGCATGGTCAAGAAGGCCGCCGCAGGGCAGGAATTCGCGCTGACGCAGATGATTTTCAACGTGGAACGGTTTGCCGAGTGGATGTCGCGTATTCGCGATGAGGGTATTGACGAAAAAGTTCACATTCTGGCGGGGGTGGGGCCGCTAAAGTCGGCTCGGATGGCCGAATTCATGAAGTTCAAGGTCGCGGGCATGGAAGTGCCGGACGACGTGATGCAGCGCATGCGCGGCGCCCGCAAGCCGCGCGCCGAGGGCATCCGCATCTGCCTGGAGATCATCGAGCAGGTGCGCGAGATCGAGGGCGTGCACGGCGTGCACGTGATGGCGATCGACTGGGAGAAGGCCGTGCCGCGCATCGTGGAGGGCTCCGGACTGGAGCTGCCGCGGCCGATTCCGGTTCCCGCACTGGCGCCCGCTGTTGCCGTGGGCGCGGCCGCCACCGCGGCATAG
- the mutS gene encoding DNA mismatch repair protein MutS: MSTTTLTPLRRQYLDIKRQHPEALLFFRLGDFYELFDHDAEVAAEELQIVLTSREFGRSGRSPMCGVPHHAVAGYIARLVEAGHRVAVCDQVTAAGNGLVDRAVTRVITPGTVVDEDMLRPQANNYLAAVVREGDRAGFAYTDVTTGEFAATEMRIDQLDPELSRVSPRETLAFGDIDLSGAVTGAEWMADPATAEEALRRHFAVQDLDGFGLTDRPLASRAAGALLAYVIETDANALHVLTGLHVYGVATYMELDPATRANLELESGGRAARRDHSLLGVLDHTRTPMGARQLRRHVARPSLERNVIERRLDRVEALVDDADRRAELRDALKSVGDLERLANRLLRRTANVNDVRRVATALDGLASVRQTLDAAAGALEHLHDRIDTCDEAQGLIARAIDDGERTIRAGYSDELDRLAAGAGSAKAWIAALETQERERLGIRSLKVRFNRVFGYYIELGRAYADRVPDHYERRQTLANAERYVIPELKEREAEVLNAQEQIEALEALLFEEVVERLAGWAPAMLESSAAIAALDVAASLAEVAVLQGYARPTLTDEGRIEIEAGRHPVVEASQTEPFVPNDTRLDPDDRQVLVLTGPNMAGKSTYLRQTALIVLLAQIGSFVPADRAEVSLVDRIFTRAGARDDLAAGASTFMVEMLELAAILAQATPRSLLILDEIGRGTSTYDGISVAQAVVEHLHHHPRLRAKTIFATHYHELTAVADLLPRVHNANVAVAEQGERVVFLRRIVDGPADRSYGVQVAQLAGLPPAVIRRAREILVELERLAAGSKFVPNVQLTLLTPEEHPVVKRLRDLDPEQLSPLDALSLIYELRNDADA, encoded by the coding sequence GTGAGCACGACGACGCTGACACCGCTACGGCGCCAATACCTTGACATAAAACGCCAGCACCCCGAAGCGCTCCTGTTCTTCCGCCTCGGCGACTTCTACGAGCTGTTCGACCATGACGCCGAGGTCGCGGCCGAAGAGCTGCAAATCGTGCTCACCTCGCGCGAGTTCGGTCGCAGCGGACGCTCGCCCATGTGCGGCGTGCCCCACCACGCCGTCGCGGGCTACATCGCCAGGCTGGTCGAGGCCGGGCATCGCGTGGCGGTGTGCGACCAGGTCACCGCCGCCGGCAACGGCCTGGTGGATCGCGCGGTCACCCGGGTGATCACGCCGGGCACGGTGGTCGACGAGGACATGCTGCGACCGCAGGCAAACAACTACCTCGCGGCCGTCGTGCGCGAGGGAGACCGCGCCGGATTCGCCTACACCGATGTCACGACCGGGGAGTTCGCCGCCACCGAGATGCGAATCGATCAACTCGATCCGGAGCTGAGCCGGGTCTCGCCGCGCGAGACGCTGGCATTCGGCGACATCGACCTGTCGGGCGCCGTGACGGGCGCCGAGTGGATGGCCGATCCCGCCACGGCGGAGGAGGCGTTGCGCCGACATTTCGCGGTCCAGGACCTTGACGGATTCGGTCTCACCGATCGTCCGCTGGCGTCGCGCGCCGCGGGGGCGCTGCTCGCCTACGTCATCGAGACGGACGCAAACGCGCTGCACGTGCTGACCGGCCTACACGTCTACGGCGTCGCGACCTACATGGAGCTTGACCCCGCCACCCGGGCGAACCTGGAGCTCGAATCCGGAGGGCGAGCCGCGCGCCGCGACCACAGCCTGCTGGGTGTGCTCGATCACACCCGAACCCCGATGGGCGCCCGGCAATTGCGGCGACACGTCGCCCGGCCGTCGCTCGAACGCAACGTCATCGAGCGGCGCTTGGACCGCGTCGAGGCGCTCGTCGACGACGCCGACCGCCGAGCCGAGCTGCGCGACGCCCTGAAGTCCGTCGGCGACCTGGAGCGGCTGGCCAACCGCTTGCTGCGGCGCACGGCGAACGTCAACGACGTCCGCCGCGTCGCCACCGCGCTCGACGGCCTCGCGTCGGTTCGCCAGACCCTCGACGCAGCCGCCGGGGCGCTCGAGCACCTTCACGACCGCATCGACACCTGCGACGAGGCTCAAGGGTTGATTGCGCGAGCCATCGACGACGGCGAGCGCACCATCCGCGCCGGATACAGCGACGAGCTGGACCGGCTGGCGGCCGGCGCCGGCTCAGCCAAAGCCTGGATCGCCGCGCTGGAGACGCAGGAGCGCGAGCGCCTGGGCATCAGGTCGCTCAAAGTCCGCTTCAACCGCGTGTTCGGCTACTACATCGAGCTCGGCCGCGCCTATGCGGACCGGGTGCCGGACCACTACGAGCGCCGCCAGACGCTCGCCAACGCCGAGCGCTACGTAATCCCGGAGCTCAAAGAACGCGAGGCGGAGGTCCTCAACGCCCAGGAGCAGATCGAAGCCCTCGAAGCCCTCCTGTTCGAGGAAGTGGTGGAACGTCTCGCCGGATGGGCGCCCGCCATGCTCGAGTCATCGGCGGCCATCGCCGCGCTCGACGTCGCCGCCTCGCTGGCTGAGGTGGCCGTGCTCCAGGGCTACGCGCGACCGACGCTCACCGACGAGGGCCGCATCGAGATCGAAGCCGGTCGCCACCCGGTCGTCGAGGCCAGCCAGACCGAGCCCTTCGTGCCCAACGACACGCGGCTCGATCCCGACGATCGGCAAGTCCTGGTGCTCACCGGTCCCAACATGGCCGGCAAGTCCACCTATCTGCGGCAGACGGCGCTGATCGTGCTGCTGGCCCAGATCGGAAGCTTCGTGCCGGCCGACCGCGCCGAGGTCAGCCTCGTGGACCGCATCTTCACGCGCGCCGGCGCCCGCGACGACCTCGCGGCCGGCGCCAGCACCTTCATGGTGGAGATGCTGGAGCTGGCCGCCATCCTGGCCCAGGCCACGCCCCGCAGCCTGTTGATTCTGGATGAAATCGGCCGCGGCACGAGCACCTACGACGGAATCTCCGTCGCGCAGGCGGTCGTCGAACACTTGCACCATCACCCGCGCCTGCGCGCCAAGACGATCTTCGCCACGCACTACCACGAGTTGACGGCGGTGGCCGACCTGTTGCCGCGCGTGCACAACGCCAACGTTGCCGTCGCCGAGCAGGGCGAGCGGGTCGTGTTTCTCCGCCGCATCGTGGACGGCCCGGCGGACCGCAGCTACGGCGTGCAGGTGGCCCAGCTTGCCGGACTGCCGCCGGCCGTAATCCGGCGCGCGCGCGAGATTCTGGTCGAGCTCGAACGGCTGGCGGCAGGAAGCAAGTTCGTCCCGAACGTCCAGCTCACGCTGCTGACGCCGGAGGAGCATCCCGTCGTCAAGCGCTTGCGCGATCTGGATCCCGAGCAGTTGAGCCCGTTGGACGCGCTGAGCCTGATCTACGAGCTGCGCAACGACGCCGACGCATGA
- a CDS encoding glucose 1-dehydrogenase, translating into MRLADKVAIVTGGAKGIGRGIATAFAAEGCRVVIADIDAECAAETVAEIQAAGGLAEFQATDVCVPADIEQTIERTVAAHGRLDVMVNNAGWHPPATTIDDTSLELFESQLTLNLTSTYLGSKFAVPHLRRTKGNIINTASLVGVVGQTLAAAYAASKGGQVGFTKALAVELAPQGVRVNCICPAGVDTPLLWEWANTLDDPAAAARSVDALHPLGRMARAEEIGRAALFLASDDASFVTGHALVVDGGATLDYSPAQYSE; encoded by the coding sequence ATGCGGCTAGCCGACAAAGTGGCAATCGTGACCGGCGGCGCCAAGGGCATCGGTCGCGGCATCGCGACGGCCTTTGCCGCCGAGGGCTGCCGCGTGGTCATCGCCGACATTGACGCGGAGTGTGCCGCTGAAACCGTGGCCGAAATCCAGGCCGCCGGCGGGCTGGCGGAGTTCCAGGCCACCGACGTGTGCGTGCCCGCGGACATCGAGCAGACCATCGAGCGCACCGTCGCGGCCCACGGCCGGTTGGACGTGATGGTCAACAACGCCGGCTGGCACCCGCCGGCCACGACCATCGACGACACCTCCCTCGAGCTGTTCGAGTCGCAGCTGACCCTCAACCTCACCAGTACCTATCTCGGCAGCAAGTTCGCCGTGCCGCATCTGCGCCGGACCAAGGGCAACATCATCAACACGGCATCCCTGGTGGGCGTCGTGGGACAGACGCTGGCCGCGGCCTACGCAGCCTCCAAGGGCGGCCAGGTGGGATTCACCAAGGCCCTGGCGGTCGAGCTGGCGCCGCAGGGCGTGCGGGTGAACTGCATCTGCCCCGCCGGCGTCGACACGCCGCTGCTGTGGGAATGGGCCAACACGCTCGACGACCCGGCGGCGGCCGCGCGGTCGGTGGACGCCCTGCATCCGCTGGGCCGCATGGCGCGGGCCGAGGAGATCGGGCGCGCGGCGCTCTTTCTCGCCAGCGACGACGCGTCGTTCGTCACCGGCCACGCGCTGGTTGTCGACGGCGGCGCCACGCTCGACTATTCGCCGGCCCAATACTCGGAGTGA
- a CDS encoding sulfatase, with amino-acid sequence MPLGYDPPVSFPPAQLMAARASSLMNIVLVIFDTLRKDHLGAYGNEWISTPHLDAFARESVRFTRAYPESLPTLPFRRAIHTGLRTYPFHGHRTLKGDFIGAPGWGPIPEEQDTVAERLREAGYRTALLTDCYHQFKPSKNFHRGFDEWDWIRGQETDRFRSGPALPPGAIRHHVPERFPPVHQRTEFFRQYLLNNQFRRDEADYYPARLFHSASRWIYENQDAERFFLVVDSFDPHEPWEPPENYRRMYDPVDDDTADIIQSLYAPHEGMYTARELERCQANYAGEVTLCDRWFGHFYEALKLSGRLDDTLVIVVSDHGHNLGFDPGDKGLVSKQGHPLTRAVADLALLVRSPEGAGRGTTCDDLVMNTDVAATILAAGGLEPDVEGSDLGPLLARDGSSVRSHATVAWGPLVTVIDDTWWCNATIWGEEPLLYRVQDDPELTKNLADQHPDVVERLLGLAIEDAGGEIPAHFAEFQGQPGCTPYLSRTQLGIRTERF; translated from the coding sequence GTGCCGCTGGGCTACGATCCGCCGGTCAGCTTTCCGCCCGCCCAGCTCATGGCGGCAAGGGCCTCGTCACTTATGAACATCGTGCTGGTGATCTTCGACACGCTGCGGAAGGACCATCTCGGGGCCTACGGCAACGAGTGGATCTCAACCCCGCATCTCGACGCATTCGCGCGCGAGTCGGTGCGGTTCACACGGGCCTATCCCGAGTCGCTGCCGACGCTGCCGTTTCGCCGCGCCATTCACACGGGACTGCGGACCTATCCATTCCACGGTCACCGCACCTTGAAGGGTGACTTTATCGGCGCGCCTGGATGGGGACCGATCCCCGAGGAGCAGGACACGGTGGCGGAGCGGCTGCGAGAGGCGGGATACCGCACGGCGCTGCTGACCGATTGCTACCACCAATTCAAGCCGTCAAAGAATTTCCACCGCGGCTTCGACGAGTGGGACTGGATTCGCGGACAGGAGACCGACCGCTTTCGCTCGGGACCGGCGCTGCCGCCGGGCGCCATCCGGCATCACGTGCCCGAGCGGTTCCCGCCGGTGCACCAGCGCACGGAGTTCTTCCGGCAATACCTGCTGAACAACCAGTTCCGCCGGGACGAGGCCGACTACTACCCGGCGCGACTCTTCCACAGCGCGAGCCGCTGGATCTACGAAAACCAGGACGCGGAGCGATTCTTCCTGGTGGTGGACTCATTCGACCCGCACGAGCCGTGGGAGCCGCCGGAGAACTACCGGCGCATGTACGACCCGGTCGACGACGACACGGCGGACATCATCCAGTCGCTCTACGCGCCGCACGAGGGGATGTACACGGCGCGTGAGTTGGAGCGCTGCCAGGCGAACTACGCCGGCGAGGTGACGCTGTGCGATCGCTGGTTCGGTCATTTCTACGAGGCGCTGAAGCTGAGCGGCCGACTGGACGACACGCTGGTGATCGTGGTTTCCGATCACGGACACAACCTGGGATTCGATCCGGGCGACAAGGGTCTGGTCAGCAAGCAGGGGCATCCATTGACTCGCGCCGTGGCCGACCTGGCGCTGCTGGTCCGGTCGCCGGAGGGCGCGGGGCGCGGGACGACCTGCGACGACCTGGTGATGAACACCGACGTGGCGGCGACGATCCTGGCTGCCGGCGGCCTGGAACCCGACGTCGAAGGGTCGGACTTGGGGCCGCTGCTGGCAAGGGACGGATCGTCCGTCCGCAGCCACGCGACGGTTGCCTGGGGTCCGCTGGTGACCGTGATCGACGACACCTGGTGGTGCAACGCCACGATTTGGGGCGAGGAGCCGCTGCTGTATCGGGTGCAGGATGATCCCGAGCTCACGAAGAATCTGGCGGATCAGCATCCGGACGTCGTGGAGCGACTTCTGGGCTTGGCGATCGAGGACGCGGGCGGCGAGATCCCGGCGCACTTCGCCGAGTTTCAAGGGCAGCCGGGTTGCACGCCCTATCTCTCGCGCACGCAGCTTGGCATTCGGACAGAGCGGTTTTAG
- the miaA gene encoding tRNA (adenosine(37)-N6)-dimethylallyltransferase MiaA, whose translation MLVVLTGPTASGKTAAALALADDFPVEVISADSRQVYRGMDVGTAKPTAPERARVPHHLIDIIDPPEAYSAHRFVRDAHRALDDIRGRGRVPVVVGGTGFYIKALVEASLLADVPPDAELRHDLDALQAREGVDGLAARLERLDPARAATIDRANPRRLVRAIEVAERGGSADDSRPAPSSAIFGIDVPVDVLATRIERRVHAMYAGGLIEETRALLERGVPPDAPALTGVGYREAATVLDGSLTLDDARQRTASRTRQYARRQRTWFRHQLPVHWRTPETIVEALAAQLRGMNQAGQS comes from the coding sequence ATGCTCGTAGTGCTGACAGGGCCGACGGCGTCGGGCAAGACGGCCGCGGCGCTCGCGCTGGCCGACGACTTCCCGGTGGAGGTCATATCCGCCGATTCGCGCCAGGTCTATCGCGGCATGGACGTCGGCACGGCCAAGCCCACGGCCCCTGAGCGAGCCCGAGTCCCGCACCATTTGATTGACATAATCGATCCACCCGAAGCCTACAGCGCCCACCGCTTCGTCCGAGACGCGCACCGCGCACTCGACGACATTCGCGGCCGCGGGCGAGTGCCGGTAGTCGTCGGCGGCACCGGCTTCTACATCAAGGCGCTCGTCGAGGCGTCGCTGCTGGCCGACGTTCCGCCCGACGCCGAGCTTCGACACGACCTCGACGCGCTGCAGGCTCGCGAAGGCGTGGACGGCCTGGCGGCGCGACTGGAGCGTTTGGACCCCGCACGGGCCGCCACCATCGACCGTGCGAACCCGCGCCGCCTCGTTCGCGCCATCGAGGTCGCCGAACGCGGCGGGTCGGCGGATGACTCTCGGCCAGCGCCATCCAGCGCGATCTTCGGCATCGATGTCCCGGTGGACGTCCTCGCAACCCGCATCGAGCGACGCGTGCACGCCATGTACGCCGGCGGACTGATCGAGGAGACGCGCGCCCTGCTGGAGCGCGGCGTTCCGCCAGACGCCCCCGCGCTCACCGGCGTGGGCTATCGCGAAGCCGCAACTGTACTTGACGGGAGTCTCACGCTCGACGACGCCCGACAGCGAACGGCCAGCCGCACGCGCCAATACGCGCGCCGCCAACGCACCTGGTTTCGCCACCAGCTTCCCGTACACTGGCGTACTCCAGAGACAATCGTGGAGGCGCTCGCCGCGCAGTTGCGCGGCATGAATCAAGCGGGGCAGTCCTGA
- a CDS encoding bifunctional 5,10-methylenetetrahydrofolate dehydrogenase/5,10-methenyltetrahydrofolate cyclohydrolase produces MTGREPARVLRASIATELAEFARPPALTFVRCATHPAGAAYARQVSRGARRVGVPVAEALLDEASSTAEAVGLVERLAVDDEVQGIIVALPLPSSVDTATVVAAVPPEKDVDRITRAAIGRVLAGASELAPGVATAVLRLLDHYDIELAGRRVAVVGRSRSVGKPVALLMLARDATVTMCHSRTRDLADVTAQADVLVTCVGRPGLITREHVKPGAAVVDVGATYTADGLKGDVDADAVAQVASAYSPVPGGVGPLTVYCLLDNLLALARETQGG; encoded by the coding sequence ATGACCGGCCGCGAGCCGGCCAGGGTGCTGCGGGCGTCGATCGCGACGGAGCTTGCGGAGTTCGCCAGACCCCCCGCTCTCACCTTCGTTCGCTGCGCGACGCACCCCGCCGGGGCCGCCTATGCCAGGCAGGTGTCGCGGGGCGCGCGACGGGTCGGCGTGCCGGTCGCCGAGGCTCTGCTCGACGAGGCTTCCTCGACGGCCGAGGCCGTCGGGCTCGTTGAGCGGTTGGCGGTCGACGACGAGGTCCAGGGAATCATCGTGGCGCTGCCGCTGCCGTCGTCGGTGGACACCGCAACGGTCGTTGCGGCTGTTCCGCCGGAAAAGGATGTCGACCGAATTACGCGCGCAGCCATCGGCAGGGTGCTGGCGGGCGCATCCGAGTTGGCGCCGGGCGTGGCGACGGCCGTTTTGCGCCTCCTGGACCACTACGACATCGAGCTGGCCGGGCGCCGGGTGGCGGTGGTGGGCCGCAGTCGCAGCGTGGGGAAACCGGTGGCGTTGCTGATGCTGGCACGCGACGCCACCGTGACCATGTGCCACTCGCGGACGCGCGATCTTGCCGACGTGACCGCGCAAGCGGACGTGCTGGTGACGTGCGTGGGGCGGCCTGGGCTGATTACGCGCGAGCACGTGAAGCCGGGCGCCGCGGTCGTCGACGTCGGCGCCACATACACGGCCGACGGTCTGAAGGGCGACGTGGACGCGGACGCCGTGGCCCAGGTGGCGTCGGCCTACTCGCCGGTGCCCGGTGGCGTCGGGCCGTTGACGGTCTATTGCCTGCTGGACAACCTGCTCGCCCTGGCGCGGGAGACGCAGGGCGGCTAG
- the mutL gene encoding DNA mismatch repair endonuclease MutL translates to MSIRRLPPDIASKIAAGEVIERPASVVKELIENCIDAGARRVTVEVHEGGLGFIQVTDDGHGIASDQLELAVQRHSTSKLRTVDDLARIRTLGFRGEALASIAAVAELTVASVTDAGTPGHRVTARDDAIVESTPHGGPVGTQVTVRALFRSIPARRQFLRAERTELGHVMDAVTHAAIGHPSVAFRLLDGERERLRTPGTGDLRATLVAIHGQSVVKDLIELPPGETLGIDGFVSQPHVQRSTRRDISLFVNGRWVGDRLLAGAISDAYQGLLPSRRYPVVVLRLEIPPEDVDVNVHPTKAEVRFRRGGEVFSRVSATVRRALTAGGAVTPARVDEPILDQFYLPTSAMPWDGQPPPAPRNLPGEPPAEPEAQTDAGGGQLRSPVPRALGQIDHTYIVAVGPAGVYLIDQHAAHERILYHQLGQSGNGASQALLDPVPVTLSAPASEWVGDHLEDLAALGVDVEPFGANAWLVRRVPATGRAIDAAAYLSAVVDEAREAPTGRRVVTEQLRWTAACHAAVKAGDQLAIDEMQAVVEGLERCDLGLTCPHGRPTMILLTRDLLDRQFGRG, encoded by the coding sequence ATGAGCATCCGCCGCCTCCCGCCCGACATCGCCAGCAAAATCGCTGCCGGCGAGGTGATCGAACGTCCCGCCTCGGTGGTGAAGGAGCTGATCGAGAACTGCATCGACGCCGGTGCCCGGCGGGTGACCGTGGAAGTGCACGAGGGCGGTCTGGGATTCATTCAGGTCACCGACGACGGCCATGGCATCGCGTCGGACCAGCTGGAGCTCGCGGTGCAGCGCCACAGCACCAGCAAGCTGCGCACCGTGGACGACCTGGCGCGCATCCGCACGCTGGGATTCCGCGGCGAAGCGCTCGCCAGCATCGCCGCCGTTGCCGAGTTGACCGTCGCGTCGGTGACCGACGCCGGGACTCCGGGGCATCGGGTGACGGCGCGCGACGACGCCATCGTCGAGTCGACGCCCCACGGCGGACCGGTCGGGACGCAAGTCACCGTGCGGGCGCTGTTCCGGTCGATTCCGGCGCGACGCCAGTTCCTGAGGGCCGAGCGCACGGAGCTGGGCCACGTCATGGACGCTGTGACGCACGCTGCGATCGGGCACCCGTCGGTCGCCTTTCGATTGCTCGACGGCGAACGTGAGCGGCTACGCACGCCCGGAACCGGCGATCTGCGGGCGACGCTCGTCGCCATCCACGGCCAATCCGTGGTCAAGGACCTCATCGAGCTCCCGCCCGGTGAAACACTCGGCATCGACGGATTTGTCTCGCAGCCGCACGTCCAGCGCAGCACGCGCCGCGACATCTCGCTCTTCGTCAACGGTCGCTGGGTCGGCGACCGGCTGCTGGCGGGCGCCATCAGCGACGCCTACCAAGGACTGCTGCCGAGCCGGCGCTACCCGGTCGTGGTTCTCCGGCTGGAGATTCCACCCGAGGACGTCGATGTCAACGTGCACCCGACCAAGGCCGAGGTGCGCTTCCGCCGCGGCGGCGAAGTCTTCAGCCGCGTGTCCGCCACCGTGCGCCGCGCCCTGACCGCCGGCGGCGCGGTGACGCCTGCGCGGGTGGACGAGCCGATCCTGGACCAGTTCTATCTACCGACCAGCGCCATGCCCTGGGACGGGCAACCGCCGCCCGCCCCGCGCAACCTGCCCGGCGAGCCGCCGGCGGAGCCGGAGGCGCAAACGGACGCCGGCGGCGGACAGCTTCGCTCGCCCGTGCCGCGCGCACTGGGACAGATCGATCACACTTACATCGTGGCCGTCGGCCCCGCCGGCGTGTACCTGATCGACCAGCACGCCGCCCACGAGCGCATCCTCTATCACCAGTTGGGCCAATCCGGCAACGGCGCCAGCCAGGCCTTGCTCGACCCGGTGCCGGTCACGCTCTCGGCCCCGGCCTCCGAGTGGGTCGGCGATCACCTGGAAGACCTCGCGGCGTTGGGCGTCGACGTGGAGCCGTTCGGCGCGAACGCCTGGCTGGTGCGCCGCGTGCCCGCAACCGGTCGGGCCATCGACGCGGCGGCCTACCTTTCGGCGGTGGTCGACGAGGCGCGCGAGGCGCCCACCGGACGGCGCGTTGTCACCGAGCAGCTGCGCTGGACCGCCGCCTGCCACGCGGCGGTGAAGGCCGGCGATCAGCTCGCCATCGATGAAATGCAGGCCGTCGTCGAGGGATTGGAACGCTGCGATTTGGGTCTCACCTGTCCGCACGGCCGCCCCACCATGATCCTGCTCACGCGCGACCTGCTCGATCGCCAGTTCGGCCGCGGCTAG